The nucleotide sequence GCGGTGACTATCCGGCGCACTGTGTCCGACAACTTCGTACTTCCCGGTTCGCGTGGTCCTGCGACCCTCGCAAGCTGCGAGAGACTTTGTCAAGACATATGGACATAAGGTCATAGTGGCCGGTCGCGGTAGGCTGCGCGCATGAAACCCTGGGCGCCCGGCGAGATCGTGGTCGATCCGAACGGTCCGGAGCCGCTGTACTCCCAGGTCGCCCGGCAGATCGGCGCCGCCATCGAGGACGGCAGGCTGCCGAACGGCGCCCGGCTGGACAACGAGCTCGATCTGGCCGCCCGGCTGCACCTGTCGCGGCCGACCATCCGCCAGGCGATCCAGTCACTGGTCAACCAGGGGCTTCTCGTCCGCAAGCGCGGTGTCGGCACGCAGGTCGTGCGCACCAAGGTCGCGCGGCCGCTGCGGTTGAGCAGCCTCTTCGACGACCTCAGCGAACTCGGCGACAAGCCGGAGTCCGTCGTCCTCGTCAACCGGGTCGAACCCGCGGGCGACGACGCGATCGAGTACCTCGAGACCCCGGGCCTGACCCACGTCCGGCGGCTGAAGCGGGTGCGGTCGACGGGCGGCGAGCCGCTGGCGATCATGAACAACTACCTGCCCGATGGCCTCATTGCCCCGGCCGACGACGAACTGCGGGACAAGGGCCTCTATCAGCTACTGCGCTCGGCCGGTGTCCGTCTGCACGCCGCCCAGCAGAACGTCGGGGCCCGGCAGGCGACCGAAGAGGACGCCGAACTGCTCGACGAGAAGCCGGGCGCGGCTCTGCTCACCATGCACCGCACCACCTACGACGACTCCGGAAAGGTCGTGGAATACGGGTGGCACGTCTACCGCGCGTCGCGCTACTCGTTCAACCTCTCACTGACCAACAACGTTTGACGGTTCGCGTTCCATGTCGGTCTCCAACGCCGCGTACACCGAAGGACGGAACCGCCGCAGCCAGCC is from Amycolatopsis lurida and encodes:
- a CDS encoding GntR family transcriptional regulator — translated: MKPWAPGEIVVDPNGPEPLYSQVARQIGAAIEDGRLPNGARLDNELDLAARLHLSRPTIRQAIQSLVNQGLLVRKRGVGTQVVRTKVARPLRLSSLFDDLSELGDKPESVVLVNRVEPAGDDAIEYLETPGLTHVRRLKRVRSTGGEPLAIMNNYLPDGLIAPADDELRDKGLYQLLRSAGVRLHAAQQNVGARQATEEDAELLDEKPGAALLTMHRTTYDDSGKVVEYGWHVYRASRYSFNLSLTNNV